From the Hyphomicrobium sp. ghe19 genome, one window contains:
- a CDS encoding SAM-dependent methyltransferase: MTNAIIENVSDTAFWVAHYRSIETKRDDALFRDPLAGVLAGHRGKSIADAMPRGFMTSWVIAIRTRIIDDFIHDAVAQGVDTVLNLGAGLDTRPYRMDLPSSFQWIEADYPHVIAYKEERLAGETPRFKLTRIKCDLADDDARRRLFASTNAQAGKLLVLTEGVVPYLSPEQAGALAEDLRSLDRAAGWIVDFFSPELIKTRERMMAGRLKNAPFRFQPADWFGFFEARGWRTDELRYLGEEGDRLGRPIEMPLLGKAMVIIQMLFMSKARRERFRKAAGYAMLKPASN; this comes from the coding sequence GTGACAAACGCCATTATCGAGAATGTCTCGGATACCGCTTTTTGGGTTGCGCATTACCGCAGCATCGAGACAAAGCGGGACGACGCGCTTTTTCGCGATCCCCTTGCTGGCGTCCTCGCGGGTCATCGTGGAAAGTCGATCGCCGACGCCATGCCCCGAGGTTTCATGACATCATGGGTCATCGCGATCCGGACGCGCATCATCGACGATTTCATTCACGATGCCGTCGCTCAAGGCGTCGACACCGTTCTCAATCTCGGCGCGGGGCTGGACACTCGTCCATATCGCATGGATCTCCCCTCGTCCTTTCAATGGATCGAAGCCGATTATCCGCACGTGATTGCGTATAAGGAAGAGCGGCTCGCGGGAGAAACGCCGCGTTTCAAACTCACGCGAATCAAATGCGATTTGGCGGACGACGACGCGCGGCGGCGGCTCTTTGCCTCGACCAATGCGCAAGCCGGGAAGCTGCTTGTTTTGACCGAAGGGGTCGTTCCATATTTGAGCCCCGAGCAGGCGGGCGCGCTCGCAGAGGATTTGCGAAGTCTCGATCGTGCGGCAGGTTGGATTGTCGATTTCTTTTCGCCGGAGCTAATCAAAACGCGCGAGCGGATGATGGCCGGCCGATTGAAGAATGCGCCGTTCCGATTTCAGCCGGCCGACTGGTTCGGGTTTTTCGAAGCGCGCGGCTGGCGAACGGACGAACTGCGCTATTTGGGCGAGGAAGGCGACCGCCTCGGCAGGCCGATCGAGATGCCGCTGCTCGGGAAGGCAATGGTCATCATACAAATGTTGTTCATGTCGAAGGCGCGAAGGGAGCGGTTTCGCAAAGCCGCTGGCTACGCGATGCTCAAGCCCGCTTCGAATTAG
- a CDS encoding DUF1328 domain-containing protein: MGGNLIYYAIVFLIVAIVAAALGFGGVAGTAMSGAHLLLVVAVVFIVVGLLASVLRRGV; the protein is encoded by the coding sequence ATGGGTGGTAACCTGATTTATTACGCGATCGTCTTTCTGATTGTCGCGATCGTTGCCGCTGCCCTGGGCTTCGGCGGTGTGGCTGGCACTGCAATGTCCGGTGCTCACCTGCTGTTGGTCGTTGCCGTTGTGTTCATCGTTGTCGGCCTCCTTGCAAGCGTACTGAGGCGAGGCGTTTAA
- a CDS encoding MarR family winged helix-turn-helix transcriptional regulator: MTRECNNSMLRRASRMLGQVYDDALAPSGLRATQFGLLAQIDIMREPALRELAAEMVMDLSALGHTLKPLIRDGYVALVPDKKDRRVKHVTLTKAGRKKLEQTSKLWADAQGRFEKTFGDKRAADLRAVLEELSSEDFRKAFTGGS; this comes from the coding sequence ATGACACGCGAGTGCAATAATTCGATGCTCCGCCGCGCCAGCCGCATGCTGGGGCAGGTCTATGACGATGCACTCGCGCCGAGCGGTCTCCGCGCGACTCAGTTCGGCCTGTTGGCCCAAATCGATATTATGCGAGAGCCGGCCCTCCGCGAACTCGCCGCGGAAATGGTGATGGACCTGTCGGCGCTGGGTCACACGCTCAAGCCACTGATCCGCGATGGTTACGTCGCCTTGGTGCCGGACAAGAAGGATCGCCGGGTCAAGCACGTGACGCTGACAAAGGCCGGCCGGAAGAAACTCGAGCAGACGAGCAAGCTTTGGGCCGATGCCCAAGGGCGTTTCGAAAAAACGTTTGGCGATAAGCGCGCAGCCGATCTTCGTGCCGTCCTCGAAGAGCTATCGTCCGAGGATTTCCGAAAGGCATTTACTGGCGGTTCTTAA
- a CDS encoding alpha/beta fold hydrolase yields MLGKVTATTVATQTIEGANGVRYAYRRFGNSSDVPLVLFQHFTGTMDFWDPALLDALAAEREVIIFNNTGVASTSGTTPNTVRQMARDALAFIDALKLDKIDVLGFSLGGFIAQDIALARPHLVRRLILAGTAPQGGPGLHGWRQDIYNATHADNPGAGTLLYIMFKQTPTSQAKGNEYLGRFMERKDRDAPGTLATRDAQYDAVVEWGIPDHNKLQRLAAITQPTFVANGDADFMCPTRLTHLMGGLIPHAQVKIYPDAGHGFLWQHHGEFAADVNAFLSV; encoded by the coding sequence ATGCTCGGCAAAGTGACCGCGACGACAGTTGCAACGCAGACAATCGAGGGCGCCAACGGCGTTCGCTACGCCTACCGCCGATTTGGCAATTCGAGCGACGTTCCGCTCGTTCTATTTCAGCATTTTACCGGCACGATGGATTTCTGGGATCCGGCGCTGCTCGATGCTCTCGCGGCGGAGCGTGAAGTCATCATCTTCAACAATACCGGCGTCGCGTCGACCAGCGGCACCACGCCGAACACGGTCCGGCAGATGGCGCGCGATGCGTTGGCCTTCATCGACGCGCTCAAACTCGACAAAATCGACGTTCTCGGGTTTTCGCTCGGCGGTTTCATTGCGCAGGACATCGCACTTGCGCGTCCTCACCTCGTGCGACGTCTCATTCTCGCCGGAACCGCACCGCAGGGCGGTCCCGGGCTTCACGGCTGGCGGCAAGATATCTATAATGCGACGCACGCGGACAATCCTGGAGCCGGGACCCTGCTCTACATCATGTTCAAGCAGACGCCGACGAGCCAAGCGAAGGGCAACGAATATCTCGGCCGCTTCATGGAGCGGAAGGATCGCGACGCGCCGGGAACACTAGCGACACGCGACGCGCAATACGATGCGGTTGTGGAATGGGGCATCCCGGATCACAATAAGCTGCAGCGCCTCGCGGCCATCACTCAGCCGACGTTCGTCGCGAATGGCGACGCCGATTTCATGTGTCCGACGCGCCTTACGCATCTGATGGGCGGTCTCATTCCGCACGCCCAAGTGAAGATCTACCCTGACGCCGGACACGGATTCCTCTGGCAGCACCATGGAGAATTCGCTGCCGACGTGAACGCATTTCTATCTGTGTGA
- a CDS encoding DUF302 domain-containing protein: MKMKAQSKMETKPFTGKRIVVRTPHSVDDVLNRLRSVMGSTTVPDILSLAKAQPSQAEFARQTEERFVGESGFMLFHVIDHSGWLPIYGIKRRAVRWILGNPLLAITMIRHDITAGLFAPVELLVTDNPGDGGSTITYLLPSSLMVIEENKPLLDAALDLDKKLADLVAHGAGSD; the protein is encoded by the coding sequence ATGAAGATGAAAGCCCAGTCCAAGATGGAAACAAAGCCGTTCACCGGAAAGCGCATCGTCGTTCGAACGCCACACAGCGTTGACGACGTGCTGAACCGGCTTCGCAGCGTTATGGGATCGACCACGGTTCCCGACATCCTGTCCTTGGCGAAGGCACAGCCGAGCCAAGCGGAGTTCGCGCGGCAAACCGAAGAGCGTTTCGTCGGTGAAAGCGGCTTCATGCTGTTTCACGTCATCGATCACAGCGGCTGGCTTCCGATCTACGGCATCAAGCGGCGGGCCGTGCGCTGGATCCTCGGCAATCCGCTGTTGGCGATTACGATGATCCGTCACGACATCACGGCGGGGCTTTTCGCGCCCGTCGAGCTGCTCGTGACGGACAATCCCGGGGACGGAGGCTCGACGATAACGTACTTGCTGCCGTCGTCTCTTATGGTCATCGAGGAGAACAAGCCGCTGCTTGATGCAGCGCTGGATCTCGACAAAAAGCTCGCCGATCTAGTCGCTCACGGCGCGGGCAGCGATTGA
- a CDS encoding acyl-CoA carboxylase subunit beta, producing the protein MKDIIDELEKRRDNARLGGGRARIDAQHAKGKLTARERIELLMDEGSFEEFDMYVEHRCTDFGMEKTKVPGDGVVTGWGTINGRVVYVFAKDFTVMGGSLSETHAKKITKIQDMALKNRAPIVGVFDAGGARIQEGVDALGGYGEVFQRNVLASGVIPQISVIMGPCAGGDVYSPAMTDFIFMVKDTSYMFVTGPDVVKTVTNENVTAEELGGAKVHTTKSSIADKAYENDLEALLQMRRLMDFLPSSNKAGVPVIPTHDSPDRLDHSLDTIIPDNPNKPYDIKELILKVVDEADFFEIQEAFARNIVTGFARMEGSTVGIVANQPMVLAGVLDSDASRKAARFVRFCDCFDIPIVTFVDVPGFLPGTAQEYGGLIKHGAKLLFAFAEATVPKVTVITRKAYGGAYDVMSSKHIRGDVNYAWPTAEIAVMGAKGAAEILYRSELSDPVKIQTRIDEYKKRFANPFVAAERGYIDEVITPSATRKRLCRALNMLRNKTLENPWKKHDNIPL; encoded by the coding sequence ATGAAAGACATTATCGATGAGCTTGAGAAGCGTCGCGACAACGCCCGTCTGGGCGGTGGCCGCGCCCGGATCGACGCCCAGCACGCCAAAGGCAAGCTGACGGCGCGGGAACGCATCGAGCTTTTGATGGACGAAGGCTCGTTCGAAGAGTTCGACATGTACGTCGAGCACCGCTGCACCGACTTCGGAATGGAAAAAACGAAGGTCCCGGGAGACGGCGTCGTTACCGGTTGGGGCACGATCAACGGCCGCGTCGTTTACGTTTTCGCCAAGGACTTCACGGTCATGGGCGGCTCGCTCTCCGAGACGCACGCCAAGAAGATCACCAAGATTCAGGATATGGCGCTCAAGAACCGCGCGCCGATCGTCGGCGTTTTCGACGCCGGCGGCGCCCGCATTCAGGAGGGTGTCGATGCCCTCGGCGGCTACGGCGAAGTGTTTCAGCGCAACGTTCTCGCATCAGGCGTCATTCCCCAGATCTCGGTGATCATGGGCCCGTGCGCAGGCGGCGACGTCTACTCGCCGGCGATGACCGATTTCATTTTTATGGTGAAAGACACGAGCTATATGTTCGTCACCGGTCCCGACGTCGTCAAAACCGTGACGAACGAGAACGTGACGGCGGAAGAGCTCGGCGGCGCCAAGGTTCACACGACGAAGTCGTCGATCGCCGACAAGGCATACGAGAACGATCTCGAAGCGCTTCTGCAGATGCGCCGGTTGATGGATTTCCTGCCGTCGAGCAACAAGGCCGGCGTGCCGGTCATTCCGACCCATGACAGCCCGGATCGCCTCGACCACTCTCTTGATACGATCATCCCGGATAATCCGAACAAGCCGTACGACATCAAGGAACTGATCCTGAAGGTCGTCGACGAAGCCGACTTCTTCGAAATCCAGGAAGCGTTTGCGAGGAACATCGTCACGGGCTTTGCGCGCATGGAAGGCTCGACCGTCGGTATCGTCGCGAACCAGCCGATGGTCCTCGCCGGCGTGCTCGACAGCGACGCCTCGCGCAAGGCCGCCCGTTTCGTGCGCTTCTGCGATTGCTTCGATATTCCGATCGTGACGTTCGTCGACGTGCCGGGCTTCCTGCCCGGAACCGCGCAGGAATACGGCGGCTTGATCAAGCACGGCGCCAAGCTGCTCTTTGCGTTTGCCGAAGCCACCGTTCCGAAAGTGACCGTCATCACCCGTAAGGCCTACGGCGGCGCCTACGACGTGATGAGCTCGAAGCACATTCGCGGCGACGTGAACTATGCGTGGCCGACAGCCGAAATCGCCGTCATGGGCGCCAAGGGCGCGGCGGAAATTCTCTATCGCTCAGAGCTTTCGGACCCAGTGAAAATCCAGACGCGCATCGACGAATATAAGAAGCGCTTCGCAAATCCGTTCGTTGCGGCCGAGCGCGGCTACATCGACGAGGTCATCACACCGTCAGCAACGAGAAAGCGTCTCTGCCGCGCGCTCAACATGCTGCGGAACAAGACGCTCGAAAATCCGTGGAAGAAGCACGACAACATTCCGTTGTAA
- a CDS encoding DUF2750 domain-containing protein produces MLNAPRIPELAQRDRFIRRAVGEGRVLTLADEENASVPSQKVSGRTVQLFWSSPIEAERWAEALAGNSKLQDITLEVFVTDILPGIATAKGFVGTDWVSDPIEAEIDPRDLIIRLKLEAVPLYAAAVRQKGEVYYVGGEDSPLLTPGTEKPRSAERLHIFSSRSDAEAHMKKLAGKRVIADPIADFVGSTLAWAAGRGHAIVIEPIRGAGFVEVKIADLASRLASEPGPTPLKNG; encoded by the coding sequence ATGCTCAATGCGCCGCGCATTCCAGAGCTAGCGCAACGCGACCGGTTCATCCGCCGGGCGGTGGGCGAGGGCCGCGTGCTAACGCTCGCCGATGAGGAGAATGCTTCCGTTCCGTCGCAGAAAGTTTCGGGGCGCACGGTCCAGCTCTTCTGGTCGAGCCCCATCGAAGCCGAGCGCTGGGCCGAGGCGCTGGCCGGCAACAGCAAGCTTCAGGACATCACGCTCGAAGTCTTCGTGACCGACATTCTGCCGGGTATCGCGACGGCTAAAGGCTTCGTCGGGACCGATTGGGTCTCCGACCCGATCGAGGCCGAGATCGATCCGCGAGACCTCATTATCCGGCTGAAATTGGAGGCCGTCCCTCTCTACGCTGCCGCCGTCCGTCAAAAAGGCGAGGTCTATTACGTTGGGGGCGAGGACAGCCCCCTGTTGACGCCGGGCACGGAGAAGCCCCGGTCGGCCGAGCGGTTGCACATCTTCTCCAGCCGCTCCGACGCAGAAGCTCACATGAAAAAGCTGGCCGGGAAGCGCGTCATCGCCGATCCGATAGCCGACTTCGTGGGCTCGACGCTGGCTTGGGCTGCCGGGCGAGGGCATGCGATCGTGATTGAGCCGATCCGAGGCGCGGGCTTCGTTGAGGTAAAGATTGCCGATCTTGCCAGCCGTCTCGCCAGTGAACCCGGCCCCACACCCTTGAAAAACGGCTGA
- a CDS encoding hemolysin family protein, whose protein sequence is MTELLIVLGLILLNGLFALSELAVVSARRPRLQAMANAGQRGAHSALALSADPGRFLSAVQIGITLIGIINGAYSGETFGEYASEYLQDLGFSRAVADPVGFGVVIAVITYLSVIAGELVPKTLALRNSEGIACAVAPIMTAFASAAGPVVWLLDRSTQLVFRALGLSRERESRVTDEEIKTLISEAETAGVLESGEGELISGVMRLADRAVIGLMTPRTDVDWIDIHSSEADMKERLISTPHSRLPAGEGSTDKLIGVVQTRELLAGLLAGKPFEVAAYIRKAPMIPETTSALDVLSVLRGAEVPMALIHDEYGEFEGLVTPADILEAIAGVFKSDTEGYEPHAVERDDGSWLLSGSMPVDEMADKIGIELPESRSYETVAGFVLAKLQHIPKTGEHVDISGWRFEVVDLDGRRIDKVLASRLTQLRRRAP, encoded by the coding sequence GTGACCGAACTACTCATTGTCCTGGGCCTCATTCTTCTCAACGGCCTTTTTGCGCTTTCCGAGCTGGCAGTCGTTTCCGCCCGGCGTCCGCGCCTCCAGGCAATGGCCAACGCAGGCCAGCGCGGCGCTCACAGCGCCCTGGCGCTGTCTGCCGATCCCGGACGCTTCCTGTCCGCAGTTCAAATCGGGATCACCCTGATCGGCATCATCAACGGTGCTTATTCCGGCGAGACGTTCGGCGAATACGCATCGGAGTACCTGCAAGATCTCGGATTTAGCCGAGCGGTGGCCGATCCGGTGGGATTTGGCGTCGTTATCGCGGTCATCACCTATCTTTCGGTTATCGCCGGCGAACTGGTGCCGAAGACTTTGGCGCTCCGCAATTCCGAAGGCATCGCCTGCGCAGTCGCGCCCATCATGACGGCGTTCGCCAGTGCCGCGGGACCGGTGGTTTGGCTGCTCGACAGGTCGACCCAACTGGTCTTTCGCGCTTTGGGACTTTCGCGAGAAAGAGAAAGCCGGGTCACCGACGAAGAGATCAAGACTTTGATCTCCGAGGCCGAAACCGCTGGCGTGCTGGAGAGCGGCGAAGGCGAACTCATCTCGGGCGTCATGCGCTTGGCTGACAGGGCCGTCATCGGCCTCATGACGCCGCGTACGGACGTCGACTGGATCGACATCCACTCGTCCGAAGCCGACATGAAAGAGCGGCTGATTTCAACGCCGCACTCGCGTTTGCCAGCGGGCGAAGGCTCGACCGACAAATTGATCGGCGTGGTGCAGACGCGCGAACTGCTCGCCGGACTTCTTGCGGGTAAGCCGTTCGAGGTCGCCGCTTACATCCGCAAAGCGCCGATGATTCCTGAGACGACGTCGGCGCTCGATGTTTTATCGGTGCTGCGGGGTGCGGAAGTACCGATGGCGCTGATCCACGATGAGTATGGGGAATTCGAAGGCCTGGTGACACCAGCCGACATTCTGGAAGCGATCGCGGGCGTATTCAAATCCGACACCGAAGGTTACGAGCCGCATGCCGTCGAGCGCGACGACGGTTCCTGGCTCTTGTCCGGATCCATGCCAGTCGACGAAATGGCCGATAAGATCGGTATTGAGCTTCCGGAAAGCCGTTCGTACGAGACTGTCGCCGGGTTTGTGCTGGCGAAACTGCAGCACATACCGAAGACCGGCGAACACGTCGATATCAGCGGATGGCGCTTCGAGGTTGTCGATCTCGACGGCAGACGCATAGACAAGGTGCTGGCGAGCCGCTTGACACAATTGCGCCGCCGCGCGCCCTAG
- a CDS encoding ATP12 family chaperone protein yields the protein MSTGNGKGDAEATGADRPSGSPRGAITDSLKKPLPKRFYKDVSVGDVAPFQVLLDGRAIKTPKKRQLALPTRALAEAIAVEWREQADVIDPAKMPLTRFANTAIDAVADTIEAVATDITAYAGSDLVCYRATMPPKLVESQSEHWDPIVAWANTTLPAHFEVVAGVVHVAQPEASLAAFSKALPHDAFRLTALHVLTTLTGSALITLAVFRQWLSPDAAWKAAHVDEDYQISVWGEDAEAAARRCGRRAEFDSAIRFLELTASTS from the coding sequence ATGAGCACCGGGAACGGCAAGGGTGATGCTGAGGCCACCGGCGCGGATCGCCCTTCGGGCAGCCCCCGCGGTGCCATCACCGATAGTCTCAAGAAGCCGCTCCCGAAGCGCTTCTATAAAGACGTGAGCGTCGGGGACGTTGCGCCGTTTCAGGTTCTTCTGGATGGCCGCGCGATCAAAACGCCGAAGAAGCGGCAGCTCGCCCTTCCAACGCGAGCGCTGGCCGAAGCCATCGCCGTCGAATGGCGGGAACAGGCCGACGTCATCGATCCGGCAAAGATGCCGCTGACGCGCTTCGCCAATACGGCAATCGATGCGGTCGCCGACACGATCGAAGCGGTTGCAACCGACATCACCGCTTATGCGGGAAGCGATCTCGTCTGTTACCGGGCAACGATGCCTCCGAAACTTGTCGAAAGCCAATCCGAGCATTGGGACCCGATCGTCGCCTGGGCGAACACGACGCTTCCGGCGCATTTCGAGGTCGTTGCGGGCGTCGTTCATGTTGCCCAGCCCGAAGCTTCGCTCGCGGCATTCTCGAAGGCTTTACCGCACGACGCGTTCCGGTTGACGGCGCTTCATGTGCTGACGACGTTGACCGGATCGGCATTGATAACGCTGGCCGTGTTCCGGCAGTGGCTGAGCCCCGACGCCGCGTGGAAAGCCGCGCACGTCGATGAAGACTACCAGATCTCGGTTTGGGGCGAGGATGCTGAAGCCGCCGCAAGGCGCTGTGGACGCAGAGCCGAATTCGATTCCGCAATCCGTTTTCTGGAGCTGACGGCTTCGACGTCCTAG
- a CDS encoding HAD-IA family hydrolase: MKLIVFDCDGTIVDSQAGIVLSMDHAFSSLGLVAPSRAATLSVVGLSLPEAFAALAPDHDRATRTELAERYKSAFRDLKHDPSETEILFPLAKETIAHLALRDDHLLGIATGKSRRGVDRLFSREGWHESFSTIQTADDHPSKPHPSMLLRAMTETGTTPDLTVMIGDTTYDIEMARAAGVAAIGVAWGYHEVAMLTEAGAHEIIERFEDLPAAIEHVLATESCEA, translated from the coding sequence ATGAAGCTCATTGTTTTCGATTGCGACGGCACGATCGTCGATAGCCAGGCTGGCATCGTGCTGTCGATGGATCACGCCTTCTCATCGCTGGGTTTGGTCGCCCCGTCGCGTGCCGCCACGCTCTCGGTCGTCGGCTTATCGCTACCCGAAGCGTTTGCAGCCCTTGCGCCCGATCACGACCGCGCGACGCGAACCGAACTCGCCGAGCGCTACAAGTCGGCCTTCCGCGATTTGAAGCACGATCCGTCGGAAACCGAGATCCTGTTCCCGCTCGCCAAGGAAACGATCGCGCATCTTGCATTGCGCGACGATCACCTTTTGGGGATAGCGACCGGCAAGTCGCGCCGTGGCGTCGACCGGCTGTTCAGTCGCGAAGGCTGGCACGAGAGCTTCTCGACCATTCAGACAGCGGACGATCATCCCTCGAAGCCGCATCCATCGATGCTGCTGCGCGCCATGACTGAAACCGGCACGACGCCGGATCTCACCGTTATGATCGGCGACACGACTTACGACATCGAGATGGCACGCGCCGCGGGAGTCGCGGCTATCGGCGTCGCGTGGGGCTATCACGAAGTCGCCATGCTGACGGAAGCAGGTGCGCATGAGATCATCGAACGCTTCGAGGATCTGCCCGCCGCAATCGAACACGTATTGGCGACAGAAAGTTGCGAAGCATGA
- a CDS encoding DUF1272 domain-containing protein produces the protein MLELRPTCEHCDRALPPEATEARICSYECTFCAECVDSVLENVCPNCGGGFTPRPIRPSVNWRADNYLGKDPASTVIKHKPVDVAAHAKFLAKIRDIPPEDR, from the coding sequence ATGCTGGAACTCAGACCAACTTGTGAGCATTGCGACCGAGCACTGCCGCCCGAGGCGACGGAAGCGCGGATTTGCTCCTACGAATGCACGTTCTGCGCGGAGTGCGTGGACAGTGTCCTCGAAAATGTATGTCCGAATTGCGGAGGCGGCTTTACGCCCCGGCCGATCCGTCCATCCGTGAACTGGCGGGCCGACAATTATCTCGGCAAGGACCCGGCCAGCACCGTCATTAAGCACAAGCCCGTGGACGTCGCCGCACATGCGAAATTCTTGGCCAAAATCAGGGATATACCGCCCGAAGATCGCTGA
- a CDS encoding helix-turn-helix domain-containing protein encodes MAETSYNQFCPVAMAAEILGSRWTLVLVRELVVGSTRFNELRRGVPRMSPALLSKRLKDLEAAGIVSRVQVPGEPETFEYRLTKAGSDLRPVIEAVGAWGQRWIETETSLANLDPNLLMWDMRRRIDPKPMPRRRSTIQVMFKDQREAQRNWWLIVEPGKPVDLCWVDPGFDVDLYLSTDLRTMTEVWMGYTTFGKAREANKLVVTGSKQLEASLESWMCLSTFAKIGKLVA; translated from the coding sequence ATGGCCGAGACGAGCTATAATCAGTTCTGCCCTGTTGCGATGGCAGCGGAGATCCTTGGCTCCCGCTGGACACTTGTTCTCGTTCGCGAGCTTGTCGTCGGGTCGACGCGCTTCAACGAGTTGCGGCGCGGCGTGCCAAGGATGTCGCCTGCACTTCTCTCGAAGCGCCTGAAAGACCTCGAAGCCGCGGGTATCGTGTCGCGCGTTCAAGTGCCGGGCGAGCCGGAGACGTTCGAGTACCGCTTGACCAAAGCGGGAAGCGATCTGCGGCCTGTCATCGAAGCCGTTGGCGCTTGGGGGCAGAGGTGGATCGAGACCGAAACGTCATTGGCCAATCTCGATCCCAATCTTCTGATGTGGGATATGCGCCGCCGCATCGATCCCAAGCCCATGCCGCGCCGGCGAAGCACGATCCAGGTCATGTTCAAAGATCAACGCGAGGCGCAACGAAATTGGTGGCTGATCGTCGAGCCGGGAAAGCCTGTCGATTTGTGCTGGGTCGATCCGGGTTTCGACGTCGATCTTTACCTGTCGACCGATCTGAGGACGATGACCGAGGTCTGGATGGGTTATACGACGTTCGGCAAGGCTCGAGAGGCGAATAAGCTCGTCGTCACAGGAAGTAAGCAGCTCGAGGCCAGCTTAGAGTCTTGGATGTGCCTCAGCACGTTCGCCAAGATTGGCAAGCTGGTCGCGTAG
- a CDS encoding 4-oxalocrotonate tautomerase family protein: MPLVDIQLIEGVFDKSQKQAMIKKITDAMVEIEGEAMRGVTWVRVHEVASGNWGIGGKGLTTADVKALQAQ; this comes from the coding sequence ATGCCACTCGTCGACATCCAGCTTATCGAAGGCGTCTTCGACAAGAGCCAGAAGCAGGCCATGATCAAGAAAATCACTGATGCGATGGTCGAAATCGAAGGTGAAGCCATGCGCGGGGTGACCTGGGTGCGCGTGCACGAGGTCGCAAGCGGAAACTGGGGCATCGGCGGCAAGGGTCTGACAACGGCCGACGTGAAAGCTCTCCAGGCTCAATAG
- a CDS encoding RluA family pseudouridine synthase, translating into MSVETIKVGEGEDDMRLDRWFRVHFPEVGYTYLQKLLRSGQIRIDSKRAQANDRVRSGSEVRVPAIVRQPKKAAPGLQAPPGVSKGDRDLIEKMIIFEDEHVLVLNKVFGLAVQGGTGTKKHIDGMLEGMADRFGGERPRLVHRLDRDTTGVLLVAKSRDIAAKLGRTFQTRSAAKTYWALVKGVPKPPQGKIEAALVKASGPDGDKVRKARPGEQDVAMHATTHYSVIDRAARKASWVSLKPVTGRQHQLRAHMHLIGHPIVGDNKYEGDVDMPAENMDKKLHLHARRLVIPHPRGGTIDVTAPLPEHMQRTWDLLGFDAQKFE; encoded by the coding sequence ATGAGTGTCGAAACAATCAAAGTTGGCGAGGGCGAGGACGATATGCGCCTCGACCGCTGGTTCCGTGTCCATTTCCCGGAAGTCGGCTACACGTATCTGCAAAAGCTTTTGCGCTCCGGCCAAATTCGCATCGATTCCAAGCGCGCCCAAGCCAACGACCGCGTGCGCTCCGGATCTGAAGTCCGCGTGCCCGCCATCGTCCGCCAACCCAAGAAAGCGGCACCCGGATTGCAGGCGCCGCCCGGCGTCTCCAAGGGCGATCGCGACCTGATCGAGAAAATGATCATCTTCGAGGACGAGCACGTGCTCGTCCTCAACAAGGTGTTCGGCTTGGCCGTGCAGGGCGGCACCGGCACGAAGAAGCACATCGACGGGATGCTCGAAGGCATGGCGGACCGTTTCGGCGGTGAACGCCCGCGCCTCGTGCATCGCCTCGACCGCGATACGACGGGTGTGCTGCTCGTTGCGAAATCGCGCGACATCGCAGCGAAGCTCGGGCGCACGTTCCAGACGCGCTCCGCAGCGAAAACGTATTGGGCGCTCGTGAAGGGCGTGCCGAAGCCGCCGCAGGGAAAAATCGAAGCCGCGCTGGTGAAGGCCTCAGGCCCCGACGGCGACAAGGTTCGCAAGGCCCGCCCCGGTGAGCAGGACGTCGCGATGCACGCGACGACGCACTATTCGGTCATCGATCGCGCCGCGCGGAAAGCATCCTGGGTTTCGCTGAAGCCCGTGACGGGCCGACAACATCAATTGCGTGCGCATATGCATCTCATCGGCCATCCGATCGTCGGCGACAACAAGTACGAAGGCGACGTGGATATGCCGGCGGAAAATATGGATAAGAAACTTCACCTGCATGCCCGCCGTCTCGTCATTCCGCATCCGAGAGGCGGAACGATCGATGTCACCGCGCCTCTGCCCGAGCATATGCAGCGGACGTGGGACCTTCTCGGGTTCGACGCGCAGAAGTTCGAGTAA